From Gimesia panareensis, the proteins below share one genomic window:
- a CDS encoding citrate/2-methylcitrate synthase, with the protein MERHPYRPGLTGIVATETEISQIQDGLTYRGYLIDELAREAMFLEVAYLLLNGELPSHEEMADFQTMLIESGQLPRPVTAALEAIPPHINMMDVIRSGVSLLAHFDPQMEYGVFMSDVSNAQYLLAMLPQLISFRYHQINGNTPVVPNFQHSYAGSFWYMLKGDEPTQLEEEAFNALLITQADYGLAPSTFAARVVASTGSPLYSSIGAAIGSLNGQLHCSSGTGVLDALQEAMHSGNAEEWACQEITRGRRVLGFEHSPRKQRDPRAAVLKTYCVQVADALGLNAMETAADAIEDIMAKVSRVHPRVEWHASRLLHYLGFEPELFTPIFTVSRMAGWVAHIVEQTENNHLYQPLSRYVGMDQRKYKPLPLRS; encoded by the coding sequence ATGGAACGTCACCCTTATCGCCCCGGTCTCACCGGGATCGTCGCGACAGAAACTGAAATTTCTCAAATCCAGGATGGTTTGACTTATCGGGGTTACCTGATCGATGAACTGGCTCGCGAAGCCATGTTTCTCGAAGTAGCTTACCTGCTGCTGAACGGTGAGCTACCCAGCCATGAGGAAATGGCCGATTTTCAGACGATGCTGATTGAATCCGGTCAGCTGCCCCGTCCGGTAACAGCTGCCCTTGAAGCTATCCCTCCGCATATCAATATGATGGATGTGATCCGCAGCGGCGTGAGTCTGCTGGCTCACTTTGACCCGCAGATGGAATACGGGGTCTTCATGTCGGATGTCTCCAACGCCCAGTATCTGCTGGCGATGCTGCCTCAGTTGATCTCGTTCCGATATCACCAGATCAACGGCAACACTCCGGTCGTGCCGAATTTTCAGCACTCCTATGCGGGCAGCTTCTGGTACATGCTCAAAGGGGATGAACCGACACAGTTGGAAGAAGAAGCGTTTAACGCACTACTGATCACTCAAGCCGACTATGGTCTGGCTCCGTCCACGTTTGCCGCCCGGGTCGTGGCATCGACGGGCAGCCCGCTGTACTCATCGATTGGTGCCGCCATCGGTTCTCTGAACGGTCAGCTGCATTGCAGCTCCGGAACCGGCGTACTGGATGCGCTGCAGGAAGCGATGCATTCCGGGAATGCGGAAGAATGGGCCTGCCAGGAAATTACCAGGGGCAGACGGGTGCTCGGGTTCGAGCATTCTCCCCGCAAACAGCGCGATCCGCGTGCAGCCGTTCTGAAAACCTATTGTGTGCAGGTCGCCGATGCCCTGGGGCTGAATGCGATGGAAACGGCTGCAGATGCGATCGAAGATATTATGGCGAAGGTCTCCCGGGTCCATCCCCGTGTGGAATGGCACGCGAGCCGCCTGTTGCATTACCTGGGCTTTGAGCCGGAACTGTTCACGCCGATCTTCACGGTCTCGCGGATGGCAGGCTGGGTCGCTCATATCGTGGAGCAGACGGAGAACAATCACCTGTATCAACCGCTCTCACGCTATGTGGGTATGGACCAGCGGAAATACAAGCCGCTGCCGCTACGCAGCTGA
- the hemC gene encoding hydroxymethylbilane synthase, whose protein sequence is MTQTSEPRPLRIATRASKLALWQAEYVASLLEQQASGRPVEIVHITSEGDRDLTSPLSQFGGLGVFTREVQKAVLDARADLAVHSLKDLPTEPAPGLTLAGIPDRGPLFDVLILPEGSEPIESLADLPKKARVGTGSLRRRAQLLHQRSDLEMLEVRGNVQTRLKKLDSGEYDVLCLAEAGMVRLELLAERNWLLLSPPEVYPAVGQGALGIECRAEDTETIEILEAISNPAVKAATTAERSMLAHLRAGCHAPIGCLSRLEAEQLTLEAVVLSGDGQERIFVSESGPCDSAAQTGVQAAQALLEAGAGRLISPEPGSPEAP, encoded by the coding sequence ATGACTCAGACGTCGGAACCACGTCCCTTGCGAATCGCGACCCGAGCCAGCAAGCTGGCGCTGTGGCAGGCCGAATATGTGGCCTCACTGCTCGAACAGCAGGCCAGCGGGCGACCGGTCGAGATTGTGCATATTACTTCGGAAGGGGACCGTGATCTGACCTCTCCCCTGTCGCAGTTCGGCGGACTGGGTGTCTTCACCCGCGAAGTTCAGAAAGCCGTTCTGGACGCCCGCGCCGATCTGGCGGTACACAGCCTCAAGGATCTGCCGACCGAACCTGCGCCGGGACTGACCCTGGCCGGGATTCCGGATCGAGGACCGCTGTTCGATGTCCTGATTCTGCCGGAAGGTTCCGAACCGATCGAGTCGCTGGCAGATCTACCGAAGAAAGCCCGGGTTGGGACAGGGAGCCTGCGGCGGCGGGCCCAGTTGCTGCATCAGCGGAGTGATCTGGAGATGCTGGAAGTCCGTGGGAACGTGCAGACGCGTCTGAAGAAGCTGGACTCTGGCGAATACGATGTGCTCTGCCTGGCGGAAGCGGGAATGGTGCGTCTGGAACTGCTGGCGGAGCGGAACTGGCTGCTGTTGAGCCCCCCGGAAGTCTATCCTGCTGTGGGACAGGGTGCGTTGGGGATCGAATGCCGGGCCGAGGATACAGAGACCATCGAAATTCTGGAAGCGATTTCGAATCCCGCCGTGAAGGCTGCCACAACTGCAGAACGGAGCATGCTCGCACACCTGCGCGCGGGCTGCCATGCCCCGATCGGATGTCTGTCCCGCCTGGAAGCGGAGCAGTTGACCCTGGAAGCGGTCGTGCTGAGTGGCGATGGGCAGGAACGGATTTTCGTCTCCGAAAGTGGCCCCTGTGATTCAGCTGCACAGACCGGTGTGCAGGCGGCCCAGGCGCTGCTGGAAGCGGGCGCGGGCCGGCTCATCTCTCCCGAACCAGGGTCTCCGGAAGCGCCCTGA
- a CDS encoding efflux RND transporter permease subunit: MSRQPQSWLESWVNLLYKLRWALLIVFLILTAFAYFPASKLTFEQSIESLYAKDDQHLLDYLESKKLFGGDEFVFVAYTVPGLLGEEGAKETDQLKEVRSFSRELSQVPGINADVSQNLADALSPPKLNFLLRVLIRQKRDQLIELSRGVLIGDDNETTAIVLRLLPEYKSPVPRSETFKQIRDLAHAHNPRAYVVGEPVQVYDMFRYVEEDGDVLFKVSLSLLAVVLLILFRRLRWVLLPLLVVICSIWWTEAVLVIGNLQLSMVSSMLNSLVTIIGIATVAHVAVHFQALQRQSISRPDAIRQTMVELLPAIFWTCATTAAGFLSLLTSEIAPVRSFGIMMALGTLMVLIASTVLLPGGMSLGYLSAPAKHSSDKGLERYLKQVSQMNERYPKRILWATLFFVLFSSAGFTRLTIETDFSKNFRDSSEIVKALDFVETRLGGASTWEVNFPAPPKLTKEYLDRVRALSEDLRQVNPPDRTQLTKVISITDTLDFIPQRPFASDPIQSKLDQIKDLQADFESSLYNPDQGRMRIVLRALERQSAEEKLSLIHKVDALAKKHFPGSETKQTDQQTEPVHDKPGKAAGIFILLAYLIDSLLKDQLYSFLLAATSIWLIMSLAFRSLKLGLISMVPNLFPIVVVIGAMGWSGLTLNIGTAMIASVSMGLTTDSSIHFISSFLRERSHGATTVEALRTTHHSVGRAIVYATSALVAGFSVLTLSHFIPLIYFGALVSVAMIGGVFGDLVLMPILLKLCYPDKAESAA, encoded by the coding sequence ATGAGTCGTCAACCACAGAGCTGGCTGGAATCATGGGTGAACCTGCTCTATAAACTCCGCTGGGCGCTGCTGATCGTCTTTCTAATCCTGACGGCCTTTGCTTATTTTCCTGCTTCGAAGCTTACCTTCGAGCAGTCGATCGAATCACTCTACGCCAAAGATGATCAGCATCTGCTCGATTATCTCGAAAGCAAAAAACTGTTTGGCGGAGATGAGTTCGTCTTCGTCGCCTACACCGTGCCGGGGCTTCTCGGTGAGGAAGGAGCGAAAGAAACAGATCAGCTGAAGGAAGTCCGCAGTTTTTCCCGGGAACTCAGCCAGGTCCCGGGGATCAATGCAGATGTCTCTCAAAATCTGGCGGACGCCCTCAGTCCTCCGAAACTGAATTTTCTGCTCCGGGTTCTGATCCGCCAGAAACGGGATCAACTGATCGAACTCTCTCGCGGCGTGCTGATCGGCGACGACAACGAAACCACCGCCATCGTCCTCCGCCTGCTCCCCGAATACAAATCCCCCGTCCCCCGCAGTGAGACATTCAAACAGATTCGCGATCTCGCGCATGCCCACAATCCACGTGCCTATGTGGTGGGCGAGCCGGTGCAGGTCTATGACATGTTCCGCTATGTGGAAGAAGACGGCGACGTGCTGTTTAAAGTTTCCCTCAGCCTGCTCGCCGTAGTACTGCTCATCCTGTTTCGTCGGCTCCGCTGGGTTCTCCTTCCGCTGCTGGTTGTGATCTGCTCTATCTGGTGGACCGAAGCCGTCCTCGTCATCGGAAATTTACAGCTGAGCATGGTCAGCTCGATGCTGAACTCCCTGGTGACGATTATCGGCATCGCCACGGTCGCGCATGTCGCCGTCCATTTCCAGGCACTGCAGCGGCAGAGCATCTCCCGTCCGGATGCCATCCGGCAGACCATGGTCGAACTGCTCCCCGCGATCTTCTGGACCTGCGCCACCACCGCAGCCGGCTTCCTTTCACTCTTGACCAGTGAAATCGCCCCCGTCCGCAGTTTCGGGATCATGATGGCACTGGGAACCCTGATGGTGTTGATCGCTTCCACTGTTCTGTTACCTGGCGGCATGTCTCTGGGATACTTGAGTGCCCCTGCGAAACATTCCTCAGACAAAGGTCTGGAGCGATATCTCAAACAGGTCTCCCAGATGAATGAACGTTATCCCAAACGCATTCTCTGGGCCACGCTGTTCTTCGTCCTGTTCTCCTCGGCAGGGTTTACCCGGTTAACCATCGAGACCGATTTCAGTAAGAACTTTCGCGACTCCAGTGAGATCGTCAAAGCGCTGGATTTCGTCGAAACCCGCCTCGGCGGTGCATCCACCTGGGAAGTTAATTTCCCCGCACCCCCGAAGCTGACGAAGGAATACCTGGATCGGGTCAGGGCCCTGAGCGAGGATCTGCGCCAGGTCAATCCACCCGACAGAACACAGCTGACCAAAGTCATCTCCATCACCGATACACTCGACTTCATTCCCCAGAGGCCGTTCGCCTCCGATCCAATCCAGTCCAAGCTGGACCAGATCAAAGACCTGCAGGCCGATTTTGAAAGCAGCCTCTATAACCCCGATCAAGGACGCATGCGAATCGTCTTACGCGCCCTCGAACGTCAGTCTGCCGAAGAAAAACTCTCACTGATTCATAAAGTCGATGCCCTGGCGAAAAAACATTTTCCCGGTTCAGAAACCAAACAGACCGACCAGCAGACAGAGCCCGTTCACGACAAACCGGGTAAGGCCGCCGGTATTTTCATCCTGCTGGCTTACCTCATCGACAGTCTGCTCAAAGACCAGCTCTACAGCTTCCTGCTCGCTGCCACCAGCATCTGGCTGATCATGTCGCTTGCTTTTCGCAGTCTGAAACTGGGACTGATTTCCATGGTTCCGAACCTGTTTCCGATTGTGGTCGTGATCGGGGCGATGGGCTGGAGTGGACTGACTTTGAATATCGGTACCGCCATGATCGCCAGCGTCTCGATGGGACTCACCACCGATTCGAGCATCCACTTTATCTCCAGCTTCTTGAGGGAACGTTCCCACGGTGCCACCACAGTTGAGGCACTTAGAACCACGCATCACAGCGTCGGCCGGGCCATCGTTTATGCCACCTCTGCCCTGGTTGCCGGCTTTAGCGTGTTGACCCTGTCACACTTCATTCCCCTGATTTATTTCGGGGCGCTGGTCAGCGTCGCCATGATCGGCGGCGTATTTGGAGACCTGGTCCTGATGCCGATTCTCCTGAAGTTATGTTATCCCGACAAAGCGGAATCAGCTGCGTAG